Proteins co-encoded in one Bemisia tabaci chromosome 9, PGI_BMITA_v3 genomic window:
- the Argl gene encoding LOW QUALITY PROTEIN: argininosuccinate lyase (The sequence of the model RefSeq protein was modified relative to this genomic sequence to represent the inferred CDS: inserted 1 base in 1 codon) — MLSEVLWESLVKMALWGGRFTEAADQRFKLFNDSLRFDYRLAEQDIIGSIAWSKALVTVNILTSQEQKELESALNTLLAEVRSHPEQIPQSDAEDIHSWVESRLIEKVGALGKKLHTGRSRNDQVATDLKLWCKAQVKDLILATRLLQQALITTAEATQDILMPGYTHLQRAQPVSFAHWCLAYVEMLARDETRLRDTLKRLDVSPLGCGALAGTAYPIDREQLAAWLGFASATRNSLDTVSDRDHVXEILSDAAIGMVHLSRFAEDLIFFNTGEASFVELSDKVTSGSSLMPQKKNPDALELIRGKCGRVQGALTGMLTTLKALPLAYNKDMQEDKEGLFDAVDTWLGCLQMAALVLDGIKVKKPRCREAAEQGYANSTELADYLVAKGLPFREAHHIVGRVVVEAIAQGVPLAAMSLQDLKKFSDVIEEDVYPVLELQSCLEKRCAKGGVAPAQVALAITEAKERILKSEP; from the exons GACATTATCGGCTCCATCGCCTGGTCCAAGGCCCTCGTCACCGTCAACATCTTGACCAGCCAAGAACAGAAGGAACTCGAGAGTGCCCTGAACACGCTTCTGGCCGAGGTGCGGAGCCACCCCGAGCAGATACCTCAAAGCGACGCCGAGGACATACACTCCTGGGTCGAGTCCCGGCTCATCGAGAAGGTCGGGGCTTTGGGCAAGAAGCTCCACACCGGCCGCAGCCGCAATGATCAG GTGGCGACCGACCTAAAGCTCTGGTGTAAGGCACAAGTCAAGGATCTGATCCTAGCGACGCGCTTGCTGCAGCAAGCGCTCATCACCACCGCAGAGGCGACCCAGGACATCCTCATGCCCGGCTACACCCACCTGCAGCGCGCCCAGCCCGTCAGCTTCGCGCACTGGTGCCTGGCCTACGTGGAGATGCTGGCGCGGGACGAGACCCGCCTCAGGGACACCTTGAAGCGGCTGGACGTGAGTCCCCTGGGATGCGGGGCCCTCGCCGGGACTGCCTACCCCATCGACCGCGAGCAGCTCGCGGCCTGGCTCGGCTTCGCTTCGGCCACGAGGAATAGTCTGGACACGGTATCGGATCGGGATCATG TGGAGATTTTGTCCGACGCCGCCATCGGCATGGTCCACCTCTCGCGCTTCGCCGAGGATCTCATTTTCTTCAACACGGGCGAG GCGTCCTTCGTGGAGCTGTCGGATAAGGTGACCTCGGGCTCCTCGCTGATGCCGCAGAAGAAGAACCCGGACGCCCTGGAGTTGATCCGCGGGAAGTGCGGACGGGTCCAGGGGGCGCTGACGGGGATGCTGACAACGCTGAAGGCGCTTCCGCTGGCTTACAACAAGGACATGCAGGAAGACAAGGAAGGGCTCTTCGACGCCGTCGACACGTGGCTAGGGTGCCTCCAGATGGCAGCACTCGTCCTTGATGGCATCAAG GTGAAAAAACCGCGTTGCCGAGAGGCGGCCGAGCAGGGCTACGCCAACTCCACGGAGCTCGCCGACTACCTGGTGGCCAAAGGGCTCCCCTTCCGCGAGGCTCACCACATCGTCGGCCGGGTAGTCGTCGAGGCCATCGCACAAGGCGTGCCCCTAGCCGCGATGTCCCTGCAGGATCTCAAGAAATTCTCCGACGTCATCGAGGAGGACGTCTACCCCGTCCTCGAGCTCCAGTCCTGTCTCGAGAAGCGGTGCGCCAAGGGAGGTGTCGCGCCCGCCCAAGTGGCGCTGGCCATCACCGAGGCAAAAGAACGGATCCTCAAAAGTGAACCGTGA
- the LOC109035148 gene encoding cytochrome P450 6j1 yields MLCQRSALQRWALELLVLGFLSHLVVRYWRNYTAWSKSGIPYIPFPRDCVFYPMHKSLTLQKFYNELAPNPVGGFYKMSRPVLLVRDPELARRILIKDFSQFKIHDKEVNEKLDPMSAFIFNFEGERWKILRQKLNPIFSAAKLKGMWSQMMECQEELTRYLDRLIAEGREFEVRGVMKKFALDVIGTCAFGLNCGAIQDEESEFRKIMDGIIKESNVFFFRSLLHSMGLGWVLALLEVKRLGDKTVEDFFFNLVRECVKLRAESGNSRNDLMQHLINLQHEEQESLKQSNSNAKPLMTDAVVAANTFEFFIDGFETSAGTLAFIFYELALNPEVMDKCREEVKATLAKHGGNLSYDSLKDLTYIQCVIDEALRKYPALGRMERVSKDAYELSEISFTMKKNTIINIPVYALHHDPKYFPNPHRFDPDRFSEENKHNIVPGSYLPFGDGPRMCMGMRFAFMEMKAAIASLVMKYDIKPSEKTEVPLKFARTNIVTTAANGIWLNWTPRKIEN; encoded by the exons atgctttgtcaaagaagcgccctccaacgctgggcgttggaactgcttgttttggGCTTCCTCTCGCATTTGGTGGTGCGCTACTGGCGGAACTACACGGCATGGTCGAAATCCGGTATCCCGTACATTCCATTCCCACGGGACTGCGTTTTTTACCCGATGCACAAATCTTTGACTCTCCAAAAGTTTTACAACGAGTTGGCGCCCAACCCCGTGGGTGGCTTTTACAAGATGTCTCGCCCGGTTCTCCTGGTGCGGGACCCGGAGCTGGCCCGGAGGATTCTCATCAAGgatttttctcaattcaaaatCCATGACAAGGAGGTCAACGAAAAACTTGATCCCATGAGTGCGTTCATCTTTAATTTTGAGGGTGAAAG GTGGAAGATTCTGCGGCAGAAACTGAACCCGATTTTCTCCGCAGCGAAGCTGAAAGGAATGTGGTCCCAAATGATGGAGTGCCAGGAGGAACTCACGCGTTATTTGGATCGCTTGATCGCGGAAGGCCGCGAATTCGAGGTGAGGGGTGTCATGAAGAAGTTCGCGCTGGACGTGATCGGGACCTGTGCCTTCGGGCTCAACTGCGGCGCCATCCAGGACGAGGAGAGCGAGTTTCGGAAAATCATGGACGGCATCATCAAAGAGTCGAACGTGTTCTTCTTCAGGAGCCTTTTGCATTCGATGGGGTTGGGCTGGGTCCTCGCGCTGCTCGAGGTCAAGAGGTTAGGCGACAAGACGGTCGAAGACTTCTTCTTCAATCTCGTTCGAGAATGCGTCAAACTTCGAGCTGAGAGTGGGAACTCGAGGAACGACCTCATGCAGCATCTCATTAACCTCCAGCATGAGGAGCAGGAGAGTTTGAAGCAGAGCAACTCGAACGCAA AGCCTTTAATGACGGATGCTGTTGTGGCGGCCAAcacctttgaattttttatcgatGGTTTCGAAACGAGTGCCGGGACTTTGGCGTTCATCTTCTACGAGTTGGCTTTGAATCCAGAGGTGATGGACAAGTGCAGAGAGGAAGTGAAGGCCACCCTCGCGAAACATGGAGGGAACTTGTCCTACGACAGTCTAAAGGATTTGACCTACATTCAGTGTGTCATTGATG AGGCACTACGCAAATACCCTGCTCTCGGCAGGATGGAACGGGTAAGCAAAGATGCATACGAGTTATCCGAGATATCGTTTACGATGAAGAAAAATACGATCATCAACATCCCCGTTTACGCCCTCCATCACGATCCTAAATACTTTCCGAATCCACACCGATTCGATCCCGATCGATTCAGCGAGGAAAACAAGCATAACATCGTACCTGGATCTTATTTGCCGTTCGGAGATGGACCACGCATGTGCATGG GGATGCGTTTCGCTTTTATGGAGATGAAAGCAGCCATTGCGTCGCTCGTAATGAAATACGATATTAAGCCCTCGGAGAAAACTGAAGTTCCGCTGAAGTTTGCCCGAACAAACATAGTGACAACAGCTGCCAATGGAATTTGGCTTAATTGGACGCCAAGGAAGATTGAAAATTAA